The proteins below come from a single Deltaproteobacteria bacterium genomic window:
- a CDS encoding PEGA domain-containing protein encodes MTPARAVAFGAALAVAAACSRPAARDPAARPADAILSVDCPVAEAEVYVDDAYVGRVAELGGGVALAPGVHRVEVRHDDYHTGYLEIEVRAGQRRRVAVDLAPRLP; translated from the coding sequence GTGACGCCGGCGCGGGCGGTCGCGTTCGGGGCCGCGCTCGCCGTCGCGGCCGCCTGCAGTCGGCCGGCGGCGCGGGATCCCGCCGCGCGGCCGGCAGACGCGATCCTCTCCGTCGACTGCCCGGTCGCCGAGGCCGAGGTCTACGTGGACGACGCATACGTCGGCCGCGTGGCCGAGTTGGGCGGGGGCGTCGCGCTGGCGCCGGGCGTGCACCGCGTCGAAGTGCGTCACGACGACTACCACACGGGGTACCTCGAAATCGAGGTTCGCGCGGGCCAGCGCCGGCGCGTCGCGGTCGACCTGGCGCCGCGTTTGCCGTAA